The following are from one region of the Stigmatella ashevillena genome:
- a CDS encoding D-2-hydroxyacid dehydrogenase, with protein sequence MKVEHLLVLANPSSSHLEPLQQLAPAIRITVGLSEEALGDAVEQAQVLLLDAPRKELLRTLLPRARNLRWVHSLFAGVEHLLFEEFIQSPLPLTNAKGVYSGALGDFVLASMLFFAKDLRRLVRQQAEARWEPFNSLELRGQTLGILGYGDIGRAAAKRAKGFDVRILACRRRPEQSEGDPLVDEVFPLHRRHEMIAASDYLLLAMPHAPGTQRLMGEAELKALKPQAVLINVGRGSTLDEPALVRALVQGHLRGAALDVFENEPLPKDHPFWRLENVLLSPHCADNTPTWRNDSVAFFLKNLERFEQGQPLLNLVDKRAGY encoded by the coding sequence ATGAAAGTCGAGCACCTGCTGGTCCTGGCGAACCCCTCTTCGAGCCACCTGGAGCCGCTCCAGCAGTTGGCCCCAGCCATCCGCATCACCGTGGGGCTGTCCGAGGAAGCGCTGGGTGACGCCGTCGAGCAGGCCCAGGTGCTCTTGCTCGATGCGCCGCGAAAAGAGCTTCTGCGCACGCTGTTGCCCCGCGCCAGGAACCTCCGCTGGGTGCACTCGCTCTTCGCGGGCGTGGAGCACCTTCTCTTCGAGGAGTTCATCCAGAGTCCCCTGCCCCTCACCAACGCCAAGGGGGTCTACAGCGGCGCCCTGGGCGATTTCGTCCTGGCCTCGATGTTGTTCTTCGCCAAGGACCTGCGCCGGTTGGTGCGGCAGCAAGCCGAGGCCCGCTGGGAGCCCTTCAACTCCCTGGAGCTTCGAGGGCAGACCCTGGGCATCCTGGGGTACGGAGACATTGGACGGGCAGCCGCGAAACGGGCGAAGGGCTTCGACGTGCGCATCCTGGCCTGTCGGCGGCGGCCCGAGCAGAGCGAGGGAGATCCCCTGGTGGACGAGGTGTTTCCGCTCCACCGCCGGCACGAGATGATCGCCGCCTCGGATTACCTGCTGCTGGCCATGCCGCATGCCCCCGGGACTCAACGCCTGATGGGAGAAGCGGAGCTGAAGGCCCTGAAGCCGCAGGCCGTGTTGATCAACGTGGGGCGCGGGAGCACCCTCGACGAGCCCGCCCTGGTGCGCGCCCTGGTGCAGGGACACCTGCGCGGCGCGGCGCTGGACGTCTTCGAGAACGAGCCGCTGCCAAAGGACCACCCCTTCTGGCGGCTCGAGAACGTCCTGCTCTCGCCTCATTGCGCCGACAACACGCCCACCTGGAGAAACGACTCCGTGGCCTTCTTCCTGAAGAACCTCGAGCGCTTCGAGCAGGGACAGCCCCTGTTGAACCTCGTCGACAAGCGCGCGGGCTACTGA
- a CDS encoding RICIN domain-containing protein, with protein MRSQNVSGRSSMAGRMLQTLQWMTACAALVVPLTMAQAGSSPQHYRDESKNYPGPNRCTQDAHCDGLRTCSSSGWCQGEARPSQPPSRPPPPGTPSYPSPPHRPEPPYRPEPPHRPEPPYRPEPPRPPQAGPQMPQRRVRLESRMADVLISVQDNDRNQGSAAIVSQSRRNSRDSATWDLLPAPGGFYIQNRATGRVLDIEGANPQPEARIITWPYSGSPNQLWRLVPSSVPGYFYIQSQLNGLVLDIKGGDPQRGTPLISYPMKRTDADNQLWRVTSR; from the coding sequence ATGCGCAGTCAGAATGTCTCAGGACGAAGCAGCATGGCCGGACGGATGTTGCAGACACTGCAGTGGATGACGGCCTGTGCGGCCCTCGTGGTGCCGCTCACGATGGCGCAGGCAGGGTCGAGCCCCCAGCACTACCGGGACGAGTCCAAGAATTACCCGGGACCCAACCGCTGCACCCAGGACGCGCACTGCGATGGCCTGCGGACGTGCAGCAGCTCCGGCTGGTGCCAGGGCGAAGCGCGGCCCTCCCAGCCGCCGAGCCGCCCTCCTCCTCCTGGAACCCCCTCCTACCCGTCCCCCCCGCACCGGCCCGAGCCCCCGTACCGGCCCGAGCCTCCGCACCGGCCCGAGCCCCCGTACCGGCCCGAGCCCCCGCGGCCGCCCCAGGCCGGTCCGCAGATGCCCCAGCGCCGTGTGCGCCTTGAGAGCCGGATGGCCGATGTCCTCATCAGCGTCCAGGACAACGATCGCAACCAGGGTTCGGCGGCCATCGTGTCCCAGTCCAGGCGGAACTCCCGTGACAGCGCGACGTGGGATCTCCTCCCCGCTCCGGGTGGTTTCTACATCCAGAACCGCGCGACGGGACGGGTGCTGGACATCGAAGGGGCCAACCCGCAACCCGAAGCGCGCATCATCACCTGGCCGTACTCGGGGTCGCCCAACCAACTGTGGCGGCTCGTGCCCTCTTCCGTTCCGGGCTACTTCTACATCCAGAGCCAGCTCAACGGCCTTGTCCTCGACATCAAGGGGGGCGATCCCCAGCGCGGCACCCCGCTCATCTCGTACCCCATGAAGCGCACCGATGCGGACAATCAGCTCTGGCGCGTGACGTCCCGCTGA
- a CDS encoding FHA domain-containing protein, producing MRFEFEHLGSLTSFEVMDGQHLLGGGVEDQIRLEGLPPGLLVLCIEGSRLTVKSAQPFTVNDVLVPPGLRRLVLPGEGVGLPQGMRLKVLPASPGNGRCANTVAVLKHLLTASDEPPPSSAATLTCLTGLDTGRSFPLAGAKTDIGRGSRSDLLIRDRTVSRAHARIHQDGSTVTVAPLSPHNGLYVNGQRVERSRPLLEGDVLELGQTLLRFQASLEAPVPLAPPVQEPAHDAAQQTRPGGEGWFLGMGAVMTLAGLLVTYALLG from the coding sequence ATGCGCTTTGAATTCGAGCACCTGGGGAGCCTCACCTCCTTTGAAGTGATGGACGGCCAGCACCTGTTGGGCGGCGGCGTGGAAGATCAGATCCGGCTGGAGGGGCTCCCTCCGGGTCTCTTGGTGCTCTGCATCGAGGGCTCCCGGCTGACCGTGAAGTCCGCGCAGCCCTTCACCGTGAATGACGTCCTCGTCCCTCCAGGCCTGCGCCGGCTCGTGCTCCCAGGTGAGGGGGTGGGCCTTCCCCAGGGGATGCGCCTCAAGGTCCTCCCTGCCTCCCCCGGGAACGGCCGCTGCGCGAACACCGTGGCCGTGCTGAAGCACCTGCTGACCGCCTCGGACGAGCCTCCCCCCTCCAGCGCCGCCACCCTCACCTGTCTGACCGGGCTGGACACCGGCCGCAGCTTCCCCCTGGCCGGTGCGAAGACGGACATTGGACGAGGGAGCCGCTCGGACCTCCTCATCCGCGACCGGACCGTCTCTCGCGCCCATGCGCGCATCCACCAGGACGGCTCCACTGTCACCGTGGCCCCCCTGAGTCCCCACAATGGGCTCTACGTCAATGGCCAGCGGGTGGAGCGTTCCCGTCCGCTCCTGGAGGGGGATGTCCTCGAGTTGGGCCAGACACTCCTGCGGTTCCAGGCCTCCCTGGAGGCGCCCGTTCCCCTCGCCCCCCCTGTGCAAGAACCCGCGCATGACGCAGCGCAGCAGACCAGACCAGGGGGCGAGGGATGGTTCCTCGGCATGGGGGCGGTGATGACCCTGGCCGGGCTGCTCGTCACCTATGCCTTGCTGGGCTGA
- a CDS encoding translation initiation factor encodes MARGKHSGSGGPPKADEPEQGYRDPKDKGRFNNPFAALAAQREAVPGTQPRIRAEDFPLTPPAEGPAQAVLRLEQRGGQEVTVVDGLDLAPPEMQAWLAALQRGLGCYGEVDASTLVLKGDHRRTAPDLLLRRGVKRVRQG; translated from the coding sequence ATGGCACGCGGGAAACACTCAGGCTCGGGGGGTCCCCCGAAGGCAGACGAACCGGAGCAGGGATACCGGGATCCCAAGGACAAGGGGCGCTTCAACAACCCCTTCGCGGCCCTGGCCGCTCAGCGTGAGGCCGTACCGGGAACACAGCCTCGGATACGCGCCGAGGATTTCCCGCTCACCCCTCCCGCCGAGGGGCCCGCGCAAGCGGTGCTCCGCCTGGAACAGCGCGGTGGGCAAGAGGTGACGGTCGTGGACGGGCTGGACCTCGCGCCCCCCGAGATGCAGGCGTGGCTGGCGGCGCTCCAACGCGGGCTGGGGTGCTACGGGGAGGTGGATGCCTCCACGCTCGTGCTGAAGGGAGACCACCGGAGGACGGCCCCCGACCTGCTCCTGCGCCGGGGCGTCAAGCGCGTGCGCCAGGGCTGA
- a CDS encoding carbohydrate-binding family 9-like protein: MRPLPRVFLLPLLSLGLLLAACRDEQAGPRPRTSGASAQIKTLGAAPADLTFRSGASLGGGALVYLGSKVFPPQPSPGQAVQLSHYFQAVRPPPEGFSFFVHMVDPGTGQMVANADHDIQNGAAPMASWPLGKVVEDIHTVQMPPLPVRVMLGFWRGDERLPVDDPRAQDGSNRLLGPELGIAPALPEYKVQRVSKPLVLDGVLDDAAWKDATPVVLRGSFDGRSASLRTEARMLYDEANLYVAFDVEDPDVWGTLLTRDAPIYEQEVVEVFLDANADGKTYNELQVSPHNVIFDAYFPARRQGMDLSWDSGMKTALKVRGTLDNPADRDEGWTVEMQIPFARLAEVPSVPPRKGDRWRFNLYRLEHLGRRGVEGQAFSPLFIGDFHALPRFGWLTFD, from the coding sequence ATGCGTCCTCTTCCTCGGGTCTTCCTTCTTCCGTTGTTGAGCCTGGGCCTGCTTCTCGCCGCTTGCCGAGATGAACAGGCCGGCCCTCGTCCCCGGACTTCAGGGGCTTCGGCCCAGATCAAGACGTTGGGGGCCGCGCCCGCGGACCTGACCTTTCGCAGCGGGGCCTCGCTGGGAGGCGGAGCGCTGGTCTATCTGGGCTCCAAGGTCTTTCCCCCGCAGCCATCACCCGGTCAGGCCGTGCAGCTCTCGCATTACTTCCAGGCGGTGCGCCCGCCGCCGGAGGGGTTCAGCTTCTTCGTGCACATGGTGGATCCGGGCACGGGGCAGATGGTCGCCAATGCGGATCACGACATCCAGAATGGGGCGGCCCCGATGGCGTCCTGGCCGCTGGGAAAGGTGGTGGAGGACATCCACACCGTGCAGATGCCCCCGCTCCCCGTTCGCGTGATGCTCGGCTTTTGGCGAGGGGATGAGCGCCTCCCGGTGGATGATCCCCGCGCGCAGGATGGCTCGAACCGGCTGCTGGGGCCCGAGCTGGGCATCGCGCCCGCGCTCCCCGAATACAAGGTCCAGCGTGTCTCGAAGCCCCTGGTGTTGGATGGCGTGCTGGACGACGCGGCCTGGAAGGACGCCACCCCGGTGGTGCTGCGCGGCAGCTTCGATGGGCGGAGCGCCTCGCTGCGCACGGAGGCGCGGATGCTCTACGACGAGGCGAACCTCTATGTCGCCTTCGACGTGGAGGATCCGGATGTCTGGGGAACGCTGCTCACGCGGGACGCGCCCATCTATGAGCAGGAGGTGGTGGAGGTCTTCCTGGACGCCAACGCGGATGGGAAGACGTACAACGAACTGCAAGTCTCCCCGCACAATGTCATCTTCGATGCCTACTTCCCCGCGCGCCGCCAGGGCATGGACCTGAGCTGGGACTCAGGCATGAAGACGGCGTTGAAGGTGCGCGGGACCCTCGACAACCCGGCGGACCGGGACGAGGGATGGACGGTGGAGATGCAGATCCCCTTCGCGCGGTTGGCCGAGGTGCCCAGCGTGCCGCCCCGGAAGGGCGACCGCTGGCGCTTCAACCTCTACCGCCTGGAGCACCTCGGGCGGCGGGGCGTGGAGGGGCAGGCGTTCTCTCCGCTCTTCATCGGAGACTTCCACGCGCTGCCCCGCTTCGGATGGCTCACGTTCGACTAA